One genomic region from Anabaena sp. PCC 7108 encodes:
- a CDS encoding GGDEF domain-containing protein, which produces MKSSILVFGSTNFLATLPDQILDTNIFSIDIVTSLSQAQSCIHITPIDIILVQASLEGSMELCSWLKEQTKLSCVYCILFEDRPELLTQKSQENWEWELLVNAAALEQGADAYVWQIPENQTTYSLANFAANYQIIIAQFTVGLRKAQKYRDLLDKNALLSAIALADSLTELNNRRALEWDLPRQVQQARTLKDPFSLIILDVDFFKKVNDTHGHLVGDRLLQLLCKRLQNNLRSQDIAFRYGGEEFVVLLTNTSIEEALNIAVRLNRVVDESSFVINNQLSINITISLGVATLEPEDNETGISLLHRADQCLLAAKETGRNKVVSWDEHHHISHLNSVSY; this is translated from the coding sequence ATGAAAAGTTCAATTTTGGTTTTTGGAAGTACTAATTTTCTGGCTACACTACCAGATCAGATTCTTGATACAAATATCTTTAGTATCGATATTGTTACCAGTCTCAGTCAGGCTCAGTCGTGCATTCACATTACGCCCATAGATATAATTTTGGTACAAGCAAGTTTAGAAGGGAGTATGGAATTATGTTCTTGGTTAAAAGAACAAACTAAGCTATCTTGTGTTTACTGCATTTTGTTTGAAGATCGTCCTGAGTTACTTACTCAGAAAAGTCAGGAAAATTGGGAGTGGGAATTATTAGTAAATGCTGCTGCATTAGAACAAGGTGCGGATGCTTATGTTTGGCAAATTCCTGAAAATCAAACTACATATAGTTTAGCAAATTTTGCAGCTAATTATCAAATAATAATAGCTCAATTTACGGTGGGTTTACGGAAAGCACAAAAATACCGGGATTTACTAGATAAAAATGCCTTACTATCAGCAATTGCTCTAGCCGATTCCTTAACAGAATTAAATAATCGTCGGGCTTTAGAATGGGACTTACCTAGACAAGTTCAACAAGCTAGAACTTTAAAAGATCCCTTTAGTCTAATTATCTTAGATGTGGATTTTTTCAAAAAAGTTAATGATACTCACGGGCATTTAGTAGGTGATCGTTTATTACAATTACTTTGTAAACGTTTGCAAAACAATCTACGTTCACAGGATATAGCCTTCCGTTATGGAGGCGAAGAATTTGTGGTTTTGCTAACTAATACAAGCATAGAAGAAGCACTAAATATCGCTGTTCGTCTCAATCGAGTAGTTGATGAAAGCTCATTTGTGATTAATAATCAACTCTCTATTAATATTACTATCAGCTTAGGTGTAGCCACTTTAGAACCGGAAGATAATGAAACTGGAATCAGTTTATTACATCGTGCTGATCAATGCTTATTAGCAGCCAAAGAAACTGGTAGAAATAAAGTGGTAAGTTGGGATGAACACCATCATATTTCTCATTTAAATTCTGTTTCTTATTAA
- a CDS encoding glycosyltransferase family 4 protein: protein MPNTRKILSIGHSYVVNLNRRLVNEIARLGQDEWEVTAVAPAFMHGDLRPMHLETDPNEICHLEPVSVYNSQRIHIMTYGWQLREIMQQRWDLIHCWEEPYIFAGAQVAWWKTEKTPLVYSTFQNKSKQYPPPFNWIEQYAMSRATGWIAFGQTVTEALKSRPGYSHPMRVITPGVDINHFYPSIDAKYQIRRFLGWEAQEIPVVGYLGRFVPDKGLDLLMKVLDRLETPWRALFVGTGVMESSMQTWAKRYPKQVQICTDVKHNEVPQYLNAMDILVAPSQTMPNWREQFGRMLIEAFACGVPVIGSDSGEIPYVIEDAGVVVGEKDENGWVEAISDLLNSPSMRQELTQKGLERAHKLYAWSSVAQQHLLFFNELLENRSS from the coding sequence ATGCCAAATACTCGCAAAATTCTCTCTATTGGTCACTCCTATGTTGTCAATCTCAACCGCCGATTAGTCAATGAAATAGCCCGTTTGGGACAGGATGAATGGGAAGTAACAGCAGTGGCTCCGGCATTTATGCACGGAGATTTGCGACCCATGCACCTAGAAACAGATCCTAATGAAATTTGTCATCTCGAACCAGTAAGTGTGTATAATAGCCAACGCATTCATATCATGACCTATGGTTGGCAACTGCGGGAAATTATGCAGCAAAGATGGGATTTAATACATTGTTGGGAGGAGCCATATATATTTGCAGGCGCACAGGTTGCTTGGTGGAAAACAGAAAAAACTCCACTAGTTTACTCTACATTTCAAAACAAATCTAAGCAATATCCACCCCCATTTAATTGGATTGAGCAATATGCTATGAGTCGTGCTACAGGATGGATTGCTTTTGGACAAACCGTTACCGAAGCTTTAAAATCTCGTCCTGGCTATTCACATCCCATGCGAGTGATTACCCCTGGCGTAGATATTAACCATTTCTACCCCTCTATTGATGCCAAATACCAAATTCGTCGGTTTTTAGGCTGGGAAGCACAAGAAATCCCTGTTGTTGGTTATTTAGGACGTTTTGTTCCTGATAAAGGATTAGATTTGCTGATGAAGGTTTTGGATAGATTAGAAACTCCTTGGCGAGCTTTATTCGTTGGTACTGGTGTAATGGAATCATCAATGCAGACTTGGGCAAAGCGTTATCCTAAACAGGTGCAAATTTGCACAGATGTTAAACATAATGAAGTTCCTCAATATCTCAATGCTATGGATATACTTGTCGCTCCCAGTCAAACTATGCCTAACTGGAGAGAACAGTTTGGAAGAATGCTAATTGAGGCTTTTGCTTGCGGTGTTCCCGTAATTGGTAGTGACAGTGGCGAAATTCCTTATGTGATTGAAGATGCAGGGGTAGTAGTTGGCGAAAAAGATGAAAATGGTTGGGTTGAAGCTATTTCTGACTTGCTTAATAGTCCATCTATGCGTCAAGAACTAACGCAAAAAGGTTTAGAAAGGGCGCATAAATTATACGCTTGGTCATCTGTTGCTCAACAACATTTGCTATTTTTTAACGAATTGTTAGAGAATAGATCAAGTTAA
- a CDS encoding class I SAM-dependent methyltransferase, protein MLLISLKSFFFWLQRPQLIVYRVRYWVWEKLHPDEPWMCPGTVEFCRKHLAASMSVLEFGSGRSSVWFARLVSKITSIESDENWYKVVKSKIETENITNINLRLILLDHPVSEPEQDSYQICPSYVAVLEEFADESLDLVIVDGHYRTNCARKCLKKIKAGGYLLIDDTNLWNSLEALSIPQDWKIVDQSTNGIKTAAIWQKPLLT, encoded by the coding sequence ATGTTATTAATTTCACTAAAAAGCTTTTTTTTCTGGCTGCAACGACCTCAGTTAATAGTATATCGTGTCAGGTATTGGGTATGGGAAAAACTTCATCCAGATGAACCTTGGATGTGTCCAGGAACTGTAGAATTTTGTAGAAAACATCTTGCTGCTTCCATGTCAGTGCTTGAATTTGGCAGCGGACGGAGTTCAGTTTGGTTTGCTAGGCTGGTAAGCAAAATCACTAGTATAGAATCTGATGAAAATTGGTATAAAGTTGTAAAAAGCAAAATAGAAACAGAAAATATCACTAATATAAATTTGCGGCTGATTTTGTTGGATCATCCTGTGTCAGAACCCGAACAAGATAGTTATCAAATATGTCCTAGTTATGTGGCAGTTCTGGAGGAATTTGCAGATGAAAGTTTAGATTTAGTTATTGTTGATGGACACTACAGAACTAATTGTGCCAGAAAATGTTTAAAGAAGATTAAAGCTGGAGGATACTTGCTTATTGATGATACTAATCTGTGGAATTCATTAGAGGCTTTGAGTATTCCTCAAGATTGGAAAATTGTTGATCAATCGACTAATGGGATCAAGACTGCGGCTATTTGGCAAAAACCGTTGTTAACTTGA
- a CDS encoding glycosyltransferase yields the protein MTPMRLAVIRDYSEENWHSMDLCAQMLIKQLQTDYNTSIQSIEVLPKFKSRCQQIPWIGKQHFAYNADRLLNRFWDYPQYLKPKVTDFDFYHIADHSYAHLAHVLPPERTGVYCHDLDAFRSLLDPEREPRPAWYQAMSQRILDGLQSCAIVFYSTAEVRKQIEHYQLVKPSRLISAPLGIASEFSINTEKVSNSNQERLEIAKIGTAPFLLHVGSCIPRKRIDILLEVFARVKVTHPELQLVKVSGEWTQSQQEQIAQLNISKSIIHLHGLQRSTIAALYQRASAVLLTSEAEGFGLPVIEALACGAIVVASDIPVLREVGGQGVIYCPTGDVSAWVEKIVQLLSNPTSAPVINIRLNQAQRYSWSNHAQIIAQSYIKLAGVENI from the coding sequence ATGACTCCAATGCGTCTCGCTGTAATCCGCGATTACTCAGAAGAAAATTGGCATAGCATGGATTTATGCGCTCAGATGCTAATTAAGCAATTGCAAACAGATTACAATACATCTATTCAATCTATAGAAGTTCTACCCAAATTTAAAAGTCGTTGTCAACAAATTCCCTGGATTGGTAAACAGCATTTTGCCTATAATGCAGACCGTCTACTTAACCGATTTTGGGACTATCCCCAGTATCTCAAACCAAAGGTAACAGATTTCGATTTTTATCACATTGCTGACCACTCCTACGCCCATTTAGCCCATGTTTTACCTCCAGAAAGGACGGGAGTGTATTGTCATGATCTTGATGCCTTTCGCTCGCTTCTAGATCCAGAAAGAGAACCCAGACCAGCTTGGTATCAAGCCATGTCTCAGAGAATTTTAGACGGGTTACAGTCCTGTGCTATTGTATTTTATTCTACCGCAGAGGTTAGAAAACAAATTGAGCATTACCAACTCGTAAAACCATCCCGGCTGATTTCTGCTCCTTTAGGTATTGCCTCGGAATTTAGTATTAATACTGAGAAAGTAAGTAATAGTAACCAAGAAAGATTAGAAATAGCAAAAATAGGTACTGCACCTTTTCTTCTGCACGTTGGTAGTTGCATTCCACGTAAACGCATTGATATTCTATTAGAAGTATTTGCACGAGTCAAGGTTACTCATCCAGAGTTGCAACTAGTTAAAGTCAGTGGTGAATGGACACAAAGCCAACAAGAGCAAATTGCTCAATTGAATATCAGTAAGTCGATAATTCACCTCCACGGTTTACAACGCTCCACCATAGCAGCCCTTTATCAACGAGCCTCAGCAGTGTTATTAACAAGTGAAGCAGAAGGTTTTGGATTACCTGTGATTGAAGCCTTAGCTTGTGGGGCGATAGTAGTTGCTAGTGATATTCCTGTGTTGCGGGAGGTAGGCGGACAGGGTGTGATATACTGCCCGACTGGAGATGTATCAGCGTGGGTAGAAAAGATAGTGCAACTATTATCAAACCCAACTAGCGCACCTGTGATTAATATCCGTCTCAATCAAGCGCAGAGATATTCTTGGTCTAATCACGCCCAGATTATTGCCCAATCTTATATCAAGTTAGCGGGTGTTGAAAATATATGA
- a CDS encoding glycosyltransferase family 4 protein: MKIVFVNPVGAIGGAERVLLTIFAALLNTKPDIQLHLIVGTDGLLIEQAEKLGVQVTLLQLPEEFNQLGDSAFKGSNKALAGLTLLLRLVKILPSIGTYLGEFKRSLCELKPDLIHSNGIKTHLLTALAGVKSIPVVWHIHDFYGSRPFMAQVLKWVSYSAKQGIAISQAVAQDAHSTIPNLPIEVIYNAVDINYFYPNFPTSHLPLRVGLVATFARWKGHDIFLEAASEIIKKHPHLNVRFCIVGGAIYKTRGSQFSEQELKDKAAHLDIIDKVDFLGFQEDIAEIYRTLDIVVHASTQPEPFGLAIIEAMACGKPVIVSQAGGAAELFTHNYDAVGVPPGEPNALVAAILDLLNNPEKRQLLSENARHTVIKKFSHERLGEQLMKVYEMNT; encoded by the coding sequence ATGAAAATTGTATTTGTTAACCCAGTGGGAGCAATTGGTGGTGCTGAGAGAGTTTTACTAACTATTTTTGCTGCACTTTTAAATACAAAGCCAGATATTCAATTACATCTAATTGTAGGTACTGATGGACTATTGATAGAACAAGCCGAAAAATTGGGAGTGCAAGTCACATTATTACAGCTACCAGAAGAATTTAATCAACTGGGTGACAGCGCTTTCAAAGGTAGTAATAAAGCCTTAGCAGGATTGACATTACTATTAAGACTAGTAAAAATTTTACCAAGTATCGGTACATATCTAGGAGAATTCAAGCGATCGCTCTGTGAACTCAAACCAGACTTAATTCACTCCAACGGCATTAAAACTCATCTACTAACTGCATTGGCTGGAGTTAAGAGTATACCTGTAGTTTGGCACATTCATGACTTCTATGGCTCACGCCCATTCATGGCACAGGTTTTAAAATGGGTAAGCTATAGTGCTAAACAGGGAATTGCTATTTCCCAAGCTGTCGCCCAAGATGCTCATTCCACAATCCCAAACTTACCAATAGAAGTAATTTATAATGCCGTAGATATCAATTACTTTTATCCTAATTTCCCAACTTCTCATCTTCCCCTGCGGGTGGGACTAGTTGCAACTTTTGCACGTTGGAAAGGGCATGATATTTTTCTAGAAGCAGCATCAGAAATTATCAAAAAGCATCCACATTTAAATGTCCGTTTCTGTATTGTTGGGGGAGCAATTTATAAAACTCGTGGTTCTCAATTTTCAGAACAAGAATTAAAAGACAAAGCTGCACATTTAGACATTATAGACAAAGTTGATTTTCTCGGCTTTCAAGAAGATATAGCCGAAATTTACCGCACTTTAGATATTGTCGTTCATGCCAGTACGCAACCAGAACCATTTGGTTTAGCAATAATCGAAGCAATGGCTTGTGGTAAACCAGTAATAGTATCCCAAGCAGGTGGTGCTGCTGAGTTATTTACTCATAACTATGATGCAGTTGGTGTCCCACCTGGAGAACCAAATGCTTTAGTAGCAGCTATTTTAGATTTACTAAACAACCCAGAAAAACGTCAACTTCTATCAGAAAATGCGAGGCATACAGTCATAAAGAAATTCAGTCACGAACGTTTAGGTGAGCAACTCATGAAAGTCTATGAAATGAATACATAA
- a CDS encoding polysaccharide biosynthesis tyrosine autokinase → MEEYLRYWSILKRRWLPTSIVFISLLALSIVKTVLETPIYQAGGQLVLKKNSTSSLTGVGNQLGQLESSVSGRPLGTEVAVLRSLPLAEKTINTLGLNINPLVFLKDLEVKNIDNTDILELYYTSTDPRTAASIVNTLMKVYIENDIDANRAQTRSARDFIAQQLPLRKAALQASERKLQFFKQRNRVLDLKAEASASVAILTELDRQVAATRSDLSSQTARMQSIQKLFGVSSQEAVVAGFVGESPSTVSVLGQLQNIQQKIQVTGLRLTDTHPTMIDLKDEEAILKKELKKRIEQSFIGKAGRLNQTLEPDKIVQLRGQGLQQGILGNYASVEAERLSLQVRLKSLAGVIESYRQRANTLPQLELQQRQLEREISATDLSYQGLLARYQELQVAENLQVSNARIVTPALIPGVPIRSRQYINLLQGLIGGIVLGVATAFVLERLDKTIKTSKSAKDLLGYNLLGYIPPFPNGNFIPEVIVKNQPDSPVSEAFRMLQTNLRFFNSEQSIKVIVVSSSVPKEGKSTISANLAFSISQLGRNVLLVDADLRNPSQHKIWEIPNEVGLSNVLKRQLDLDRAVTQISPNLEVLTAGELNQNPASLLDSSQMAVFVAQIAQKYDFVIIDTSPLTVAADATILGKLVNGILFVVRPGVADSNSVSLSKEMLEKADQNVLGVAMNGVNANQPDSSYYAVSRA, encoded by the coding sequence ATGGAAGAATATTTGCGCTATTGGTCAATACTTAAGCGACGTTGGTTGCCTACTTCTATAGTTTTTATAAGTCTTTTAGCATTGAGTATAGTAAAAACTGTACTAGAAACGCCCATTTATCAGGCAGGAGGTCAGTTGGTACTGAAAAAGAACTCTACCTCTTCGCTGACAGGAGTGGGGAACCAATTAGGACAATTGGAGAGTTCAGTTAGTGGTAGACCATTAGGAACAGAGGTAGCTGTTTTGCGTTCACTACCCTTAGCTGAAAAGACAATCAATACCCTTGGCCTCAATATCAACCCTCTAGTGTTTTTAAAAGACCTGGAAGTCAAAAATATTGACAACACAGATATTCTGGAACTGTATTACACAAGCACAGATCCCAGAACAGCTGCTTCAATTGTCAATACATTAATGAAAGTCTATATCGAAAATGATATTGATGCGAACCGCGCTCAAACCAGGTCTGCTAGAGACTTTATTGCCCAACAGTTGCCCTTGAGGAAAGCTGCCTTACAAGCTTCTGAACGTAAACTACAATTTTTTAAACAGCGGAATAGAGTTTTAGACTTGAAAGCAGAAGCCTCAGCTAGTGTGGCAATTTTGACTGAATTAGATAGACAAGTAGCTGCAACTAGATCCGATTTATCTTCGCAAACAGCCCGTATGCAATCAATCCAAAAACTCTTTGGTGTTAGTTCCCAAGAGGCTGTAGTTGCAGGTTTTGTGGGTGAATCGCCATCAACAGTCTCAGTTCTGGGACAGCTGCAAAATATCCAGCAAAAAATACAAGTTACAGGTTTGCGCTTGACTGATACTCATCCCACCATGATTGACCTTAAGGATGAAGAAGCGATTCTCAAAAAAGAACTGAAGAAGCGAATAGAACAAAGCTTTATAGGTAAAGCAGGGCGTTTGAATCAAACCCTAGAACCTGACAAAATCGTTCAACTTAGAGGTCAAGGTTTACAACAAGGGATTCTGGGTAACTATGCCAGTGTTGAAGCAGAACGTTTGAGTTTGCAGGTACGACTAAAATCGTTAGCTGGGGTCATTGAATCTTACAGACAAAGGGCTAATACTTTACCGCAATTAGAATTGCAGCAACGCCAGTTAGAACGGGAAATATCTGCCACTGATTTGAGCTATCAAGGACTTCTGGCTCGGTATCAAGAATTGCAAGTGGCTGAAAATCTACAAGTTAGTAACGCCAGGATTGTTACACCTGCCTTAATTCCCGGAGTACCAATTAGAAGCCGTCAGTATATAAATTTACTGCAAGGATTAATTGGTGGGATTGTTTTGGGGGTAGCTACTGCCTTTGTTTTAGAAAGATTAGACAAGACTATCAAAACCTCCAAATCTGCCAAAGACTTATTGGGTTACAACTTACTGGGCTATATTCCACCTTTTCCCAACGGCAATTTTATCCCTGAAGTAATTGTTAAAAATCAACCAGATTCTCCTGTTAGTGAAGCTTTTCGGATGCTGCAAACTAACTTGAGATTTTTTAATTCAGAACAATCAATTAAGGTGATTGTAGTTTCCAGTTCTGTTCCCAAAGAAGGTAAATCAACTATTTCTGCCAATTTAGCTTTCTCTATATCTCAATTAGGGCGCAATGTATTACTAGTAGATGCTGATTTACGTAATCCTAGCCAACACAAAATTTGGGAAATTCCCAATGAAGTAGGTTTAAGCAACGTTCTTAAACGTCAATTGGATTTAGACCGGGCTGTGACTCAAATTTCTCCTAATTTAGAAGTTCTCACGGCTGGGGAACTTAATCAAAATCCAGCTTCACTACTTGATTCTAGTCAAATGGCTGTGTTTGTGGCACAAATCGCCCAAAAATATGATTTTGTGATCATTGATACTTCACCATTAACTGTAGCTGCGGATGCAACGATTTTAGGAAAACTTGTGAATGGAATTTTGTTTGTAGTCCGTCCAGGTGTAGCTGATTCTAATAGTGTTTCTCTCTCTAAAGAAATGTTGGAGAAAGCTGACCAAAATGTTTTAGGTGTAGCTATGAATGGTGTCAATGCTAATCAGCCAGATTCTAGTTATTATGCAGTTAGTAGAGCTTGA
- a CDS encoding HpsJ family protein — translation MTKQKQERLPKKPIEITDSIENMSFSLLRLLGYILLIFSLIDYLAILIPPRLTDPGWELQAIGQMVDHVWSILLGLTFIFLHNKGSILQPKQLPILKLLSWVSLTIGIFYLLMLPLGINNSLTLYRNINNQFITQQGQQQEQLQKITEKLKTTNSPQELNNLARILNLPNQGGASKSPQELKNQISQQIQTVAQNSIATANAAKREQIKNLIKSAVRINLGTIISGICLIMFWNMTRWTRIIDKNIG, via the coding sequence ATGACAAAACAGAAACAAGAAAGACTACCAAAAAAGCCCATAGAAATAACAGACAGTATTGAGAATATGTCTTTCTCCTTACTAAGGTTGCTCGGCTATATTCTGCTGATCTTTTCTCTCATTGACTACCTGGCTATCTTGATACCTCCACGCTTAACAGATCCGGGTTGGGAATTACAAGCTATTGGACAAATGGTAGATCACGTCTGGTCTATCTTACTGGGATTAACATTTATATTTTTGCATAACAAAGGTAGTATCCTGCAACCAAAACAACTACCAATTCTTAAACTTTTATCTTGGGTTAGTTTAACAATTGGAATATTTTATCTGCTGATGCTGCCTTTAGGAATTAATAATAGCCTCACACTCTACAGAAATATTAATAATCAATTTATCACTCAACAAGGTCAACAACAAGAGCAACTGCAAAAAATAACTGAAAAACTCAAGACAACTAACTCTCCCCAAGAATTAAATAACTTAGCCAGAATTTTAAATCTGCCTAATCAAGGCGGAGCTAGTAAATCTCCTCAAGAATTAAAAAATCAAATATCTCAACAAATTCAAACAGTTGCCCAAAATTCCATTGCTACTGCTAACGCTGCCAAGCGAGAACAGATTAAAAATTTAATTAAAAGTGCGGTGAGAATCAATCTAGGAACAATAATCTCAGGTATTTGCTTGATTATGTTCTGGAATATGACTCGTTGGACGCGCATTATCGATAAAAATATTGGATAA